From Dehalococcoidia bacterium:
ATGTTTAAATCGATGCAGGAACTTGGCGGTTGGGGCAAAATGAAGTTCTTAGGTGTGTCTCAGTCGTCGGGTGGCAATGATGTTGTACAAGCGGCTGGTGCGGAGGGTGTATTTGTCAGCTCCTACTGGAATCCTGATGTTCAGAACTCAGGCACAGCATATTGGCTAGATAGCTGGAAAGCGTACGTGGCAGCCCATCCGGACTTTGGGAAAAGTGAGGGGGCTATACCTCCCGTCAACGTCCTGCCGTTCTACCAGACTCTCTGGGGGGCCATAAGTGCGATCCAGTTGGCAGGCAGCGATGATCCGGCAAAAATAGTACAGGCAGCCACGTCGGGCAATCTCAAATGGGATTCACCGGCTGGAATGCTGACGTGGAACGAGCACGGACTATCCGACGAAAGCATATTGATAGGTCAGGTCCATAATGGTACGACAACGATTCTGAGAACATATAAGGATAGTCCTGTGACGCTACCGTAGGGGTCGTTCTCTGCTGAGCAGTATCGAGCTGACAGCATCTTTGCTAGTGGACATCTCTCCGTGCCAGTGAATTTGCGGGGGATGCACAAGCAGTCCAGAAGTTTTACAGAGGAGTTTTGATTCCGTCTGTCGCGGGTTCTGTTCTGCCGATGATGCGTCCTTTATGTCGGCTGTAGTCACTTTTGCAGACAACGTCAGCAGGGTACGCTTGGCACGGCGCAGGGGATAATTTTCCATCTGATGTAGATTACTATGTTCCGTGGTGTCAGCCGAGAGTAATGGAAGGTATTCTCAAGAAATAGGCATTGAATGAAACAGTGGGGTATTGCAATGTCAATATCTTGTTTCCCGCTACCAATGGATAATGGTGGTCCTTTGCGAAGCCGGAAGACCAACCCAGCCCATTCGGCGTAGGGGAATAGAATATGGGTGCTATTGTTCTCGACTAGTCTGGATTATCGGACTAGGCAGGTAATGCCTTTTTCAGGGGTCTGCTACGTCGAATCAATGGAGTGAATGGGTTCAAGCCTCAAACGCCTGATGCGAGAAGAGTGGACAAATGTCGAAACTGGAGGAGATCAAGAAACTGAAGGCTGTGTATTTCCGCTTGCTCGGTCAGAAGCACTGGGAGGAATGGGCGGATATATTCGCGGGGGATGCCACAGTCCACCTGGGAAGACGGAGAAGGCACAGCAGTGAAAGCACCGGCAAAGGGAATCTTCCGCCGGTGAGTCAGATCGGCATTATTGTTAAAGACGTCGAAAAGATGGTGCAGTTCTATTTTTCGGCCTATTGCTCTGAACTCCAATAAAGACTTGAGAGAGATCGAGGTTGTGAAGGCTTTTGCCTCACCTTAGACTTTTCAGTGAGATCAATGGCCTGCAGTAGGGAAGGCCCAAAAGAACAAGGGGGATAATTAGTATATGACGAAGCAGAGCGTGTCAGGAGTATTTGACCTAAGTGGCAAGAGTGCCATCGTTACAGGAGGTGCCAGAGGGATCGGGCAGGCGATTGCATTTCGCCTGGCGGATGCCGGAGCTGGAGTAATTGTCAGTGACATCGATGCCGATGGCGCCAAACAGACAGCGGAAGCCATCAAGTCCAGAGGCGGCAAAGCAGATTGCATCCGCGCGGATGCATGCAGAATGGAAGATGCGGGAAAAACAGTCAAGGCAGCTCTGGACGCCTTTGGGCGCCTCGATATTCTGGTCAACAATGCCGGAATTGTCGAGTCGCATTCGCCGTTCCTCCAGACAACGGAAGAGCGGTGGGACAAGATATTGGATACCAATCTCAAAGGCACGTTCTTCTATTCTCAAGCTGCCGGTAGGCAAATGATAAAAGCCGGAAGGGGGGGCAGGATCATCAATATGGCATCTGTCGAGGGATTCCAGCCCCGGCCCAATAATGCAGTCTACGATATCTCCAAGGCCGGGGTGGTCATGCTCACTAAGTCCTTGGCACTTGCGCTCGCTTCGGAGAAGATTCTGGTCAATGCCATTGCGCCGGGCGGAATCAGTACCCCCGGAGTCGATAAAGTTTTGGCCGGTTTTGCAGCGGGAGCTGGCGCGGATATCGAGACGGTCAAAAAGGCTGGTGCAGCAAAGATGATTTTGGGTCGCTGGGGAGAGTCTGATGACGTCGCTGGCGCAGCGCTGTTTCTGGCTAGCGGCGCTGCAAGTTATATGACTGGCAGTGTAGTTGTGGTGGATGGTGGATTTCTGCTGACCTAAAACGTTTGGGCTGTTGCAGGATCATTCCGGAGTGGAACGGCAGGATTACAACTCTGTGCCACAAATGGTTCACATGGTTGTCGTCTGGATATGATAACATCCCATTCAACATAGTTAGCAACCGAATGAGGGGGAAATTTGTCTGTAAAAGAGATGCAAAAAGGATTGGCATACGCTAGCCAAATCACTAGCGACCGAGAATTGAGAGCACGAGAGCTAAAGGCAAGCGGTACGCAGATAATTGGTTATTTCTGCTGTTCTGTACCCTTGGAGTTTTTCACCGCTGTTGGGATCGTTCCTTACCGGATTTTGGGGAATATACACGAACCGATAAGCCGGGCTGACGCATATCTTGAGACCAGCATGTGTGCTTTTGTCCGAAGCTGTCTGGACCTGAGTTTGAAAGGCAAATATGATTTGCTGGATGGGATGGTCGGCATCCATGCATGCGACAGTATACAGCGGGTGTACGACGTCTGGAACTATTGCCACCGATCCGATAATTACAAATACACGCACTTTATCGACATGCCGCATGTGGTAAGGCCAGCATCAATTATCTTTTTCAAAAAGCAACTGGGATTCTTTAAGAAGAGTCTAGAGGTCTACACCGGCAAGGCCATAAGTGATGCGGATCTTGTCAAGGCCATACAGCTTCACAACGAGAATCGCAAGCTTCTTCGTAGACTGTATGATCTGAGGAAAAATGACCCGCCTCTTCTTTCAGGTTCCGAAGCGGTGGAGGTTACATTGGCTGGCATGTCCCTGCCGGTGCAGGAGTACAACAAACTGCTGGAGGAAGTGATAGCTGAAGTCGTCGGTCGGAAGCCGCAATGGCCAACGGGGGGTTCCCGAATTTTGGTCTATGGCACTCTGATGGATGATACTACCCTTACGGAACTGGTGGAAAGCGCTGGCGGCCATGTGGTGATTGACGACAGTTGCACGGGCAGCAGAACTTTCTGGCACGATGTCCAGATCACCGCCGATCCGTTGGATGGTCTGGCCAAACACTATCTCGATGATATACCATGCCCGCGTACCTATCGGGATTTCGAGGGATCTCACCGGGATGATATAGAAGCGCGGTTTCGTTACTTGGGAGAACTTGCGAAGGACTTTGGGGTGGATGGGGCTATCCTTTCAATCGTCCGCTTTTGCGATCTTAAGGAGTGTGATGCCCCGGATATAAGAGATTATTTGCAGGGAAAACTCGGATTGCCTGTGTTGCATCTGGGAGACGCCTACGATTCGACCGCCAGCGGACAGCTAAAGACCAGAGTGCAGGCGTTCTTGGAGATGACCGAGATGAGCAGGGGGAGTAATTAGGACAATGGCAAACGTTC
This genomic window contains:
- a CDS encoding nuclear transport factor 2 family protein — protein: MSKLEEIKKLKAVYFRLLGQKHWEEWADIFAGDATVHLGRRRRHSSESTGKGNLPPVSQIGIIVKDVEKMVQFYFSAYCSELQ
- a CDS encoding SDR family oxidoreductase, whose translation is MTKQSVSGVFDLSGKSAIVTGGARGIGQAIAFRLADAGAGVIVSDIDADGAKQTAEAIKSRGGKADCIRADACRMEDAGKTVKAALDAFGRLDILVNNAGIVESHSPFLQTTEERWDKILDTNLKGTFFYSQAAGRQMIKAGRGGRIINMASVEGFQPRPNNAVYDISKAGVVMLTKSLALALASEKILVNAIAPGGISTPGVDKVLAGFAAGAGADIETVKKAGAAKMILGRWGESDDVAGAALFLASGAASYMTGSVVVVDGGFLLT
- a CDS encoding 2-hydroxyacyl-CoA dehydratase family protein, yielding MSVKEMQKGLAYASQITSDRELRARELKASGTQIIGYFCCSVPLEFFTAVGIVPYRILGNIHEPISRADAYLETSMCAFVRSCLDLSLKGKYDLLDGMVGIHACDSIQRVYDVWNYCHRSDNYKYTHFIDMPHVVRPASIIFFKKQLGFFKKSLEVYTGKAISDADLVKAIQLHNENRKLLRRLYDLRKNDPPLLSGSEAVEVTLAGMSLPVQEYNKLLEEVIAEVVGRKPQWPTGGSRILVYGTLMDDTTLTELVESAGGHVVIDDSCTGSRTFWHDVQITADPLDGLAKHYLDDIPCPRTYRDFEGSHRDDIEARFRYLGELAKDFGVDGAILSIVRFCDLKECDAPDIRDYLQGKLGLPVLHLGDAYDSTASGQLKTRVQAFLEMTEMSRGSN